The stretch of DNA GCACCGGAGCAGATCGCTTTCATAGATACGCCTGAAGATATCCGTGACAAGTACCAGTATTTCACCGAAGCGGATATGAGCAAACTTCGCTCCATTGGGTATGACCAGCCATTTGTATCACTGGAAGATGGGGTGACTGACTACGTGAAGAATTACCTGATGCAGGGAAATTACATGTGATCCGGAACGCTTGTCAGGCTACAAGGACTCGCGCAGATCAACCAGAAAATCCCGGATGTTTTTTAAGGCCTTGACGATCTCACCCTGGTCGATGGTGTCTGATTTATTCTCCTTCAGTTTCTGCTTGGCACCGCTCAGGGTATAACCGCGTTCCTTCACCAGATGAAAGATGAGCCGGAAATGATCCACATCTTCCTGGGTGAATAAACGATTTCCCTTCTTGTTCTTTTTGGGTTTGATGATATCAAACTCCTTTTCCCAGAACCGGATCAGTGAGGTGTTTACATCAAACATCTGAGCTACCTCACCGATGGAGTAAT from Flavobacteriales bacterium encodes:
- a CDS encoding MerR family transcriptional regulator: MPYKETDTVKLYYSIGEVAQMFDVNTSLIRFWEKEFDIIKPKKNKKGNRLFTQEDVDHFRLIFHLVKERGYTLSGAKQKLKENKSDTIDQGEIVKALKNIRDFLVDLRESL